The Hymenobacter sp. 5317J-9 genome has a window encoding:
- a CDS encoding DHA2 family efflux MFS transporter permease subunit, which translates to METGFTKWIIVITVVLCCLLELIDTSIVNVALTQMMGNLSATQQEVSWVVASYAIANVIVIPMTGFLAEQFGRRNYYFASVVLFTLASMACGQSTNIWELVAFRFIQGIGGGALMATSQSILIDTFPPKQLPLGQALFGMGVIIGPTIGPTLGGYIVDNYDWPWIFYVNVPVGILASIFTLTFIRDPERIKNAIPRPLREIDWAGIFLLILGVGSLQYVLEQGETKDWFEDPLINFFTACSAVGIIGFVWRELTAEKPIVDLRVLGKSRNLAVGAFLSFVLGFGLFASIFIFPIFTQRILGFTAAQTGFLLLPGALASGFMMPLIGRALQAGVPQKYMIPVGFVIFFFFTFWMSGKISPTAGESDFFWPLMVRGVGLGLIFLPITTMSLAGLQGKDAGQAAGITGMIRQLGGSFGVAIVGTYLERSLAQNRNSLSANISLYNSETVQRIQAFTQNFVSKGFPLEQARQQAYAALQGILMKQTSLITYSQIFTALGIFFLACLPLILLVKRVKVVGKISMDAH; encoded by the coding sequence ATGGAAACCGGATTTACCAAGTGGATTATCGTCATCACGGTGGTCCTCTGCTGCTTGCTGGAGCTCATTGACACCAGCATCGTGAACGTGGCCCTGACCCAGATGATGGGCAACCTCTCGGCCACGCAGCAGGAAGTGAGCTGGGTGGTGGCCTCCTACGCCATCGCCAACGTGATTGTGATTCCGATGACCGGCTTTCTGGCCGAGCAGTTCGGGCGGCGCAATTACTACTTTGCGTCGGTGGTTTTGTTTACGCTGGCCTCCATGGCTTGCGGCCAGAGCACCAATATCTGGGAGCTGGTGGCGTTTCGCTTCATTCAGGGCATCGGCGGGGGCGCGCTGATGGCCACGTCGCAGTCCATTCTGATTGATACGTTTCCGCCCAAGCAGCTGCCGCTGGGCCAGGCGCTGTTTGGCATGGGCGTCATCATCGGGCCCACCATCGGCCCCACGCTGGGCGGCTACATAGTGGACAACTACGACTGGCCCTGGATTTTTTACGTGAACGTGCCGGTGGGCATCCTGGCCAGCATCTTCACCCTCACCTTCATCCGCGACCCTGAGCGCATCAAAAACGCCATCCCGCGGCCGCTGCGTGAGATTGACTGGGCGGGCATTTTCCTGCTCATCCTGGGCGTGGGCTCGCTGCAGTACGTGCTGGAGCAGGGCGAAACCAAGGACTGGTTCGAGGACCCGCTCATCAACTTCTTCACGGCCTGCTCGGCGGTGGGCATCATCGGCTTCGTCTGGCGCGAGCTCACGGCCGAAAAGCCCATCGTGGACCTGCGGGTGCTGGGCAAGAGCCGCAACCTGGCGGTGGGCGCGTTTCTGTCGTTCGTGCTGGGCTTCGGGCTGTTTGCTTCGATTTTCATCTTCCCCATCTTCACGCAGCGCATTCTGGGCTTCACGGCCGCCCAAACCGGTTTTCTGCTGCTGCCGGGGGCGTTGGCTTCGGGCTTTATGATGCCCCTCATTGGGCGGGCGCTGCAGGCGGGCGTGCCGCAGAAGTACATGATTCCGGTGGGCTTCGTCATCTTCTTCTTCTTCACGTTCTGGATGAGCGGCAAGATTTCGCCCACCGCCGGCGAAAGCGACTTCTTCTGGCCCCTGATGGTGCGCGGCGTGGGCCTGGGCCTCATTTTCCTGCCCATCACCACCATGAGCCTGGCCGGCCTCCAAGGCAAAGACGCCGGGCAGGCCGCTGGCATCACGGGCATGATTCGCCAGCTCGGGGGCTCGTTCGGCGTGGCTATTGTGGGCACCTATCTGGAGCGCAGTCTGGCCCAGAACCGCAACAGCCTCTCGGCCAACATCTCGCTCTACAACAGTGAAACCGTGCAGCGCATCCAGGCCTTCACCCAGAACTTTGTGTCCAAAGGCTTCCCGCTGGAGCAGGCCAGGCAGCAGGCCTACGCCGCCCTGCAAGGCATCCTGATGAAGCAGACCTCGCTCATCACCTACTCGCAGATATTTACGGCGCTGGGCATCTTTTTCCTGGCCTGCCTGCCGCTCATTCTGCTGGTGAAACGCGTGAAAGTGGTGGGCAAAATCAGCATGGACGCCCACTGA
- a CDS encoding HlyD family secretion protein, producing the protein MAQTEVSPNVQNAPAPYPNAASAETEPMEAPKKRNPLVFIILALVLLGGGFYGWTRYQFAKAHESTDDAQVEGDVYPVLPRVGGPVLSVKVDDNQPVKKGDVLVTLDQADYQQRVNAAEAALLAAQAQVTAARAAVGTAQANVRTAQTGIGVSQANQERLQKDLKRSTFLRQQDIIPQSEYDAVQANLKATAAQRATATDQVSVARQQVAAAQQQVAVAQAVVKQRQTDLDNAKLQLSYTTIVAPENGIVSKKNVQPGQVVQPGQQLFGIVGSARTWVVANFKETQLEDMKVGEPVKIEVDAYPNEEFQGHVESLSAATGARFALLPPDNASGNFVKVTQRIPVRIALDKVDPEHPLRAGMSVTAEVKVK; encoded by the coding sequence ATGGCCCAGACCGAAGTTTCCCCCAACGTACAAAACGCCCCCGCGCCCTACCCCAACGCGGCCTCGGCCGAAACCGAGCCGATGGAAGCGCCCAAGAAGCGCAATCCGCTTGTATTCATCATTCTGGCCCTGGTGCTGCTGGGCGGTGGCTTTTATGGCTGGACGCGCTACCAGTTTGCCAAAGCCCACGAAAGCACCGACGACGCCCAGGTAGAAGGCGACGTGTACCCCGTGCTGCCCCGCGTGGGCGGCCCCGTGCTGAGCGTGAAAGTGGACGACAACCAGCCCGTGAAAAAGGGCGACGTCCTCGTAACGCTTGACCAGGCCGACTACCAGCAGCGCGTGAACGCCGCCGAGGCCGCCCTGCTGGCCGCCCAGGCCCAGGTAACGGCCGCCCGCGCCGCCGTGGGCACCGCCCAGGCCAACGTGCGCACCGCCCAAACCGGCATCGGCGTGAGCCAGGCCAACCAGGAGCGCCTGCAGAAAGACCTCAAGCGCAGCACCTTCCTGCGCCAGCAGGACATCATTCCGCAGAGTGAGTACGACGCCGTGCAGGCCAACCTGAAAGCCACCGCCGCCCAGCGTGCCACTGCCACCGACCAGGTGAGCGTGGCCCGCCAGCAGGTGGCCGCCGCCCAGCAGCAGGTGGCCGTGGCCCAGGCCGTGGTGAAACAGCGCCAAACCGACCTCGACAACGCCAAGCTGCAGCTCAGCTACACCACCATTGTGGCGCCCGAAAACGGCATCGTGAGCAAGAAAAACGTGCAACCCGGCCAGGTAGTGCAGCCCGGCCAGCAGCTCTTCGGCATTGTGGGCAGCGCCCGCACTTGGGTAGTGGCCAACTTCAAGGAAACCCAACTGGAAGACATGAAAGTGGGCGAGCCCGTAAAAATTGAGGTAGACGCCTACCCCAACGAGGAGTTCCAGGGCCACGTGGAGTCGCTCTCCGCCGCTACCGGCGCCCGCTTTGCCCTGCTGCCCCCCGACAACGCCAGCGGCAACTTCGTGAAAGTGACCCAGCGCATCCCCGTTCGCATCGCCCTCGACAAAGTGGACCCCGAGCACCCGCTCCGCGCCGGCATGAGCGTGACGGCCGAGGTGAAGGTGAAGTAA
- a CDS encoding universal stress protein, which produces MNLSTILCPLDFSAASAGLVAYAAALAVASGAQLRLLHVCEPQEDPTGQRPDDTVFAPCKDRMQALRTAAEQAGVAHVHTGMVRGEAASEIVAEASRQQADLIVIGAHGQTGLTRFLMGTTAEIVLRTARCATLLVRAPLQSETREPAN; this is translated from the coding sequence ATGAACCTATCCACCATCCTTTGTCCGCTCGATTTCTCGGCCGCGTCGGCTGGGCTGGTGGCGTATGCGGCCGCCTTGGCCGTGGCCTCCGGGGCTCAGCTGCGGCTGCTGCACGTGTGCGAGCCGCAGGAAGACCCCACCGGCCAGCGGCCCGACGACACCGTGTTTGCGCCTTGCAAAGACCGGATGCAGGCCCTGCGCACCGCTGCCGAGCAGGCCGGCGTGGCCCACGTGCACACCGGCATGGTGCGCGGCGAAGCGGCCTCCGAAATAGTGGCCGAAGCCAGCCGCCAGCAGGCCGACTTGATTGTTATCGGCGCACACGGCCAAACGGGGCTCACCCGCTTCCTGATGGGCACCACGGCCGAAATTGTATTGCGCACCGCCCGTTGCGCCACGCTTCTGGTGCGTGCCCCCTTGCAATCAGAAACCCGCGAACCCGCGAACTGA
- a CDS encoding TolC family protein codes for MSFRSFTPAAFLLTLGLLGTAGSARAQNQPGVPAAAQPIGLASDSLTLGATVQAVLDANPGITNLTELSNAASSRLSQTQSGFLPQITGTATYTRIDPVVKLPFNGETLQFAPNNNYDFHLTAQYLLLDFGKNAATVKVAESQVQTAQDNITVARRDLAFNAAQVYYNILFMRESIRVQNQQIASLQVHRNEMEKRVQGGVSTRFDVTTTDVRITQAQNTKLDLENQLRNQQVQLARLLHKPAQADIPVKGRLTYEPQAVDMATELAKATENRPEVKLARDAEKTAELQAKLIEKSDLPSLGVGAQVGGKNGYILPDINRIRFNTVGVVQLSVPIYDGGRNKKQRVEAVANSRAALARTQDTQEQIRADVRQAVNNMEFSQARLANAEQQVAQASDALTRAQGRYRYGVGQNLDVLDAETQLAQARLARAQAMYNYTLGQYQLRRATGEQIWQ; via the coding sequence ATGTCTTTTCGTTCTTTCACTCCGGCAGCTTTCCTTCTCACGTTGGGCTTGCTGGGCACTGCTGGTTCGGCTCGGGCCCAAAACCAGCCCGGCGTGCCCGCCGCTGCTCAGCCCATTGGCCTGGCCAGCGACTCCCTCACCTTGGGCGCCACCGTGCAGGCCGTGCTCGATGCCAACCCCGGCATCACCAACCTGACGGAGCTGTCGAATGCCGCCAGCAGCCGCCTGTCGCAAACGCAGTCGGGCTTCCTGCCGCAGATTACCGGCACGGCCACTTACACCCGCATCGACCCGGTGGTAAAACTGCCCTTCAATGGCGAAACGCTGCAGTTTGCGCCCAACAACAACTACGACTTCCACCTCACGGCGCAGTACCTGCTGCTTGATTTTGGCAAGAACGCAGCGACCGTGAAAGTGGCCGAGTCGCAGGTGCAAACGGCGCAGGACAACATCACGGTGGCCCGGCGCGACCTGGCCTTCAACGCGGCGCAGGTGTACTATAACATCCTGTTCATGCGCGAAAGCATTCGGGTGCAAAACCAGCAGATTGCCTCGCTGCAGGTGCACCGCAACGAGATGGAAAAGCGTGTGCAAGGCGGCGTGAGCACGCGCTTTGACGTGACCACCACCGACGTGCGCATCACGCAGGCCCAGAACACCAAGCTGGACCTGGAAAACCAGCTCCGCAACCAGCAGGTACAGTTGGCGCGCCTGCTGCACAAGCCCGCGCAAGCCGACATTCCGGTGAAAGGCCGCCTAACGTACGAGCCCCAGGCCGTGGACATGGCCACCGAGCTGGCCAAAGCCACCGAAAACCGCCCCGAAGTGAAACTGGCCCGCGACGCCGAAAAAACGGCCGAGCTGCAAGCCAAGCTCATCGAGAAAAGCGACCTGCCCAGCCTGGGCGTGGGCGCCCAGGTAGGCGGCAAAAACGGCTACATCCTGCCCGACATCAACCGCATTCGCTTCAATACCGTGGGCGTGGTGCAGCTGTCGGTGCCCATCTACGACGGCGGTCGCAACAAGAAGCAGCGCGTGGAGGCCGTGGCCAACAGCCGCGCCGCCCTGGCCCGCACCCAGGACACGCAGGAGCAGATTCGGGCCGACGTGCGCCAAGCCGTAAACAACATGGAGTTCAGCCAGGCCCGCCTGGCCAACGCCGAGCAGCAAGTGGCACAGGCCTCCGACGCCCTCACCCGCGCCCAAGGCCGCTACCGCTACGGCGTGGGCCAGAACCTCGACGTGCTCGACGCCGAAACCCAGCTGGCCCAGGCCCGCCTGGCCCGCGCCCAGGCCATGTACAACTACACGCTGGGCCAGTACCAGCTGCGCCGCGCCACCGGCGAGCAGATTTGGCAATAA